A stretch of Chiloscyllium plagiosum isolate BGI_BamShark_2017 chromosome 6, ASM401019v2, whole genome shotgun sequence DNA encodes these proteins:
- the LOC122551150 gene encoding ras-like protein family member 11A: MRFYNMSTNLLLVPIPESCDNVMNRDIKIAVLGSSTVGKTALIVRFLTKRFIGDYESNTGNLYSRLVHIEGEQLSVQVQDTPCVQAQGECARFPDLVSRCIHWAEGFILVYSITDYNSYKLIRPLYQHIRKMYPDTKVPVIIVANKSDLLHARQVQTNDGIQLANELGATFLEISTRENYEDVYDVFQHAYKEVSKLHMNNNGEKRRGSIIPRPKSPNMQDLKRRFKQALSSKVKSGATL, encoded by the exons ATGCGTTTTTATAATATGTCGACGAACTTACTGTTGGTTCCAATCCCGGAGTCATGCGACAATGTGATGAACAGAGACATCAAGATCGCAGTTTTAGGGTCAAGCACTGTTGGGAAAACAG cATTGATTGTCCGGTTCTTAACTAAGAGATTTATTGGGGATTATGAATCAAATACAG GAAATCTTTATTCAAGACTGGTTCATATTGAAGGGGAGCAGCTTTCAGTCCAAGTGCAAGACACACCTTGTGTCCAG GCTCAAGGAGAGTGTGCACGTTTTCCTGACCTTGTCTCCAGGTGCATTCACTGGGCTGAGGGATTTATCTTGGTGTATTCAATAACAGACTACAACAGTTACAAACTGATTCGACCCCTGTATCAGCATATACGCAAAATGTACCCTGATACAAAAGTCCCTGTGATCATTGTTGCTAATAAGAGTGACCTATTGCATGCCAGACAAGTTCAGACTAATGATGGAATCCAATTAGCAAATGAGCTTGGTGCAACTTTCTTAGAAATCTCTACCAGGGAAAATTATGAGGATGTGTATGATGTTTTTCAACATGCCTACAAAGAGGTGAGCAAACTGCATATGAACAATAATGGAGAAAAACGAAGAGGATCAATTATTCCACGCCCCAAGTCACCCAACATGCAAGATTTAAAACGACGTTTCAAACAAgctctttcttccaaagtgaaatcTGGTGCCACGTTATGA